A portion of the Brevundimonas pondensis genome contains these proteins:
- the fabA gene encoding 3-hydroxyacyl-[acyl-carrier-protein] dehydratase FabA produces MSQSQYPSSFDHEGLLASGRGELFGPGNAQLPAPPMLMFDRIKTITADGGDYGKGYVEAELDINPDLWFFQCHFIGDPVMPGCLGLDAMWQLVGFYLGWIGGPGKGRALGVGEVKFTGQVTPDVKKVVYKVHLKRVINRKLVMGIADGVLEADGEVIYTCADMRVGLFGGAATVASTDA; encoded by the coding sequence TTGAGCCAGTCCCAATATCCGTCGTCGTTCGATCATGAAGGCTTGCTGGCCTCGGGCCGCGGCGAGCTGTTCGGTCCCGGCAACGCCCAACTGCCGGCCCCGCCGATGCTGATGTTCGATCGCATCAAGACCATCACCGCTGACGGCGGCGACTACGGCAAGGGCTATGTCGAGGCGGAACTCGACATCAACCCGGACCTCTGGTTCTTCCAGTGTCACTTCATCGGCGATCCGGTCATGCCGGGCTGCCTGGGCCTGGACGCCATGTGGCAGCTGGTCGGCTTCTACCTCGGCTGGATCGGCGGCCCCGGCAAGGGCCGGGCGCTGGGCGTCGGCGAGGTCAAGTTCACCGGCCAGGTGACCCCGGACGTCAAGAAGGTGGTCTACAAGGTCCACCTGAAGCGCGTCATCAACCGTAAGCTGGTCATGGGCATCGCCGACGGCGTGCTAGAGGCCGACGGCGAGGTCATCTACACCTGCGCCGACATGCGCGTCGGCCTGTTCGGCGGCGCGGCCACGGTGGCGTCCACGGACGCTTGA